The DNA sequence CATGCAGTTTTTCTAAGTCATTAGCACCATCCTGTTGCCCCTTCTGATTTTGAATCAAAATATTTTGATCATGCAAAAATCACTGCTTAGTCCACATTTCTACAATCATCTCATACAATTGACAGAGTCCTGAACTATCCCATCATCCCTATTGAAAAGCAGTTCATAGAAGATAGAACGAATCCCTCAAACGACCTCATATTCCCAAATCACCCGATAATGGCCAGACCCAATTAGAAACATATGCTCCCTTTTCAACCCCAACATAGGCATCCCAGTATCCCACAGAGCAGTGTGGTTCGCTTTCGAATGAGATGGAGATGCAAGCAAGGGAAGAACATGTAAGGCTTGTACTCACAATTATGCATGGATGAACAACTGGTGCTTGCTGTCCGTGAAGATGATGTAGAAGGCGCACCCTTGCAGGTTTGCCGTCGCGCGGTCATGGTATCCAGCTGCCGGTGGAGAACGGGCGCGGGAAGGCTAGTGTGCGCCTAGGTCTCCTCGCCGTTGAGGCTGGCGCAGGAGGGCGACGAGCGTTCCTCGACGGTGGCTGCACGGGCGGCGTGCTCTTCATCCTCCTGGAGACCTGGACTCGCACAGCCGTGGCGCTGCCTCGCCCATAAGTGCAGGCCCTTCTCTGCCTGCGCTGTCCCCTCCCCTCATACCTCCCCACTCGTAGGCGAAGAGGCAGCGGATCCGCCATGGAGCTGCCAGACTGGATCTTCGGCCTTGCGGTGCTGACGAGGGGCGGATCTCCGACCAGGGACGCGGCGGCCGGCACGCCTGGGGGGCCATGGCGGGCATCCATACTTATGACCGCAAGGGACGGTGGAAGGGCTTGGGTGCACCTCGCTTGAGGAAAGAAGAgacggaaaagaaaaaaaaacctgAGGTGTGAGGGATCAAACCCTAGCCGCGGGCCGCGTTCGTGGGGTCTGAGTGCGGGCGCGAGAgagggaggaaggaggaggATGATACGTTCAATCTGCACCCTTGGATTTGAGCGAGTAAGAGAGAGAATACTTAGACTAAATCTAGACAGTCTATTTTGAAAAAAGTTGTTTTCTTGGGTACACTTTTGAGGTGGATGGAGAGGGGGCTTCTCAGCGGGAGACGTTTTTTGGTGTGGACATAGAAGAGAAAATGTTGGTGCATTAGTAGGGTAGATGAATCGGCATCAGCAGCTCATTCAGTTGGTACCAAAAGGCAAGGTGGATGCTCTCGGTCAATACAATCAGATATGAGAAGCGCTGAACAAACTGACAGCAGCTGCTGTTTAAGGACGACTCCTGTCATCACATGAGTTGCTGGACTCTACCGTACATGCCAATGACAGATGTAGATGAAGGAGCTTTACTAATCACCTGAACTTCCAGGAGCCAATGTTTTAAATGATGATAGCGTTTCGGGTTTTCCTTATCTCACCTGCAGAAAGAGATGTGATGTCAGATTGTTTGGAATAACCAGATGAACATCTATTGGAACGACTGATTCATATCCATTCAATATTGCTGAGAACTAACTGAATGAAAGAAGGTAGACTTCTGAATTAATTGCAATTTGGAAAGTGTAGCATACAAGAATTATCTTGTGTCCTGAGAAAAGGATTGATTGATGCAGAAAACCAACCATCCTGGCTGTGCAAGCCAATATAAAGCAGTAAAGGTTGATTGTAACCAGCAATGAAGTCAACAGTACCAATACAAAAGCAACGAAGTCAACATGAGACATACCCACATATGTCAAATCACTTGCAGCGTACTGAATATGGAATCATCAGTCTGATAGAGAAGCTGGAAATAGACAGTACAAAAGTAGCAGAAACAGAGAGTAATTAAAAAATTAAATATATGAAAGGATTCAAATAGTTTAGACTTGGCATACTTATACCTGTGAAGAGTAGAGCCTACTCAGGAAAGCAATTTGGGGTTGTCAATGctagtgaaaaatatgaaagatatgaattaagTATACAGTACTATTTGACAACCAAATATAACCCTGATGAATCATGAATGTCTCCCCAACAACCAGCCAACTAGGATAAGGATTTATTATGTCAACTCACTGAAAACTAAAGATTCATTAGCATTCTACACAGCGGATGTTACAGTCTAATATGTTCAATCAGCAGGGAAATAGTGATACAACCTCAAAGCTAACTTGAAACAGTTTGCTGCCTATAAACTGCTGCTTCTCACTAACACATACATGTTAAATCACTCCAGTTAACCCACTTATTCAGAAGAATAGACTGCTATGGAGCATGGATCTGTGAGCTATATACGAGAGGTCGCCATTTATATTTGATCAAGTATCTGGCTCTCTCTTCTTTGAAATGGGGCTAAATGCAGCTGCAGGATCCAAGGAGGTAGAACCACCATTTGGCTGGCCCAGACTACCAGCTACCACTGAGTCGCTCACCATGTCAAAGTTTAATCGACTGCTTAATCTCCGGCCGCTACTGCAAATTTAACATGAAATAGAGTGGTATAAATTAGTGTTGTAGACATGAAATCATATTCATATTGTAgaaaagaaagtgtcattttgaGAGTCGTACTAATTTAGGCAGCTATTTATAGCAGCCAAATCTTTTGATGGGCTCTGATAAGCATGGGTGCCTTCACCAAAGCATGCATAAAAACTCCTGGAACTTGGTGACAGAAGTAAATCCATCTGAAAAGTGGCATAGAGGAATGTGTTATTGGAAAGGGAATGCAGTAAACAGTTAAGTGATAATGATTCAACAGCATTACTattatgatatgaagtggacaaTAAGGTGGAAGCAATACCACCCACCCTCAAAGCAGCATTGACTAGTCTTAAAATAACTTACAATAAAATGAAATGTGGTGACAACAAGCTGCAGTATTGAAAGGTATGCCAACCCTAAGGAACTTAGGTAATCTCCATCCCGATTCTCAAGAATTATTCCCAGCATTTAATGAAATGTAAGGAGTGGCCTAGAAAAATTCTGGGTATTCATCAACACAATACACTACTGTGTTATGGCTCTTGTGAGACTTAACCTCTAGCCTGCCCCATACTTGGGACTGTTAGAGTATATGAgtattaggcccatgaggctaggcccatgaggcccatgtatccctAACTATATGGCCACCCTGGTTAGGGTAAGCCCAATTATGAAAAAACAGACATTCTAACATGGTATCAGATTAGGGTTTCTTCCTTCCTCCTCCCtcaccagccgccgccgccagccacTGCCTGGCCGGCGTGCGCCGCCGCCGGACCTCCATGGCCGgccggcctcctcctccccctcctcccccCTCCTATTTCCACCAGTTTCCCCCTCTCTCTACCACCCACACCTGGGCGCAgctcgctgccgccgccgccgccatggctcCTCGCCCGCCGGCGGCTGGTGCGCACGGGACGGCACCGCCCGTCCTTGGCCCCCTCCCGCTGTCTGGCGTGCTCGCGCAGGGGGCACCTGCAGGGGACGCGCGCGGCCTGCGCCCGCAGGGGACGCACGCAGGGACCGCCTGCCCCTGCCCTGCGGATGCAAGGAGCGCGCTAGTCGGCCTGCGCCCGCAGGGGCCGCCCGCCGGGGTCGACCACCCCTGCCCTGCGCCCGTAGGGAGCTATGGTCTGTCAGACCTCCGTTGCCCAAACCGCCATGGTTGTGGGCAGGACCTCCGATCCTGCGCCCGCACAAGACGCCACGATCGCAGAATAGGACGCACCAGGTGCCATGTCCGCAGTCGATACCCTGGACGCGGCCATGGGGCCCACTGCCATAGCTGCNNNNNNNNNNNNNNNNNNNNNNNNNNNNNNNNNNNNNNNNNNNNNNNNNNNNNNNNNNNNNNNNNNNNNNNNNNNNNNNNNNNNNNNNNNNNNNNNNNNNAAAATTATTCCCCGAAAAAAAGGCAAGACGGCAGTGCAGCTTAGGCCATTATCGGGAATGAGCAGAGTCTGCATCGTCCGGACTCCACCCTCATCGCCGCTCTCGCCACTGCTCGTGCTGCGGCTGCGGAGGGCCGGGCCCGCATGCGTGAGGCCGCTCTCGCTTGGGAGCGCGAGCGTGACGAGGCTGACGCCTTGGCCCGCCAAATTGCCGACGCCGAGCAGTTCCTCGGCCTTCCAGCCTCGCCTGACATCGGGACCACGTCCTCGGGATCGGCTCCGGTCGTCTGGCATGATCCGGCCGACCTCCACGTGGTGCAGCTCCACTAACAGGCAGGGGGCGTCCAGAACATACGCCTCCTCGTCCTGGTCGTCCTCGAGCCCGAGTCGCTCTCCTACGCTCGCTGGAGGGACTTGGTCCTCCTCACCCTCCGCCGCTACGCCCTCGACGACCACGTCCTCCTCGACACCACGGGGGCGGTCCCGACCCCCTCTTGGCTACGCCTTGATAGCGTCGTCCTCTCATGGATTCTAGGAACGATCTCCCTGGACCTACACGACCTCGTCCGCAACACCCCAAGTGCTCGCGGGGCCTGGCTGGCACTCGAGGGCCAGTTCCTGGGTAACGCCGAAGCCCGGGCTCTGCGACTCGACGCGAGCTTCTGCACCTGCGTCCAGGGCGACCTCTCCGTTAGTGAGTTCTGCCGCCAGATGAAGGGTATGGCGGACTCCCTCGGCGACCTCGGCTGGCCCGTGGAGGACCGCATCTTGGTCCTCAACGTTCTCCGCGGGTTCAGTGACCGTTACTCCTACCTCCGGACGTGGATCACCCGGCAGCGGCCCTTCCCCACCTTCCTGCAGGTCCGTGACGATCTAGTCATGGAGGAGCTCACTCAGGGCCTACAGCCTGGGTCCACCGCCGCTCCggggtcctcgtcctcctcgactGCTCTGGCTGCCACTCCTCCGCCCCGTCACGCCACACCACCACAGTCGTCACTTTTGGGTCCTCTTCCCCCCGGGCCAAGCGGGGGTGGGGGGGGCCGTGGCGGCCGCCGTCGTCGTGGCGGGGGACGTGGAGCAGGTCGTGGGGGCACCACGACGTCGCCACCTCCACGAGGTGCACCCTGGCCATCCTTCCACAACCCATGGTCAGGGCGCATCTCCATGTGGCCGTTCCAGGCTTCCGGTGGCGAGCCTCGCCCGCCGGCGGCCATGCTCGCGGGTTCCCTCCCGGGATTCCCCTCAGTGACCCCGTGGGTGGCCCCGTTCCCTGCGTCCTCGTGGGCTACTCCACCCCCGACCTTGCCCGGGTCGGCCGGCTGGGACCAGGCGGCCTTGGCGCACTCCTTCAGCACCATGGCCCTGACACCTCCTGTTGGGCCGGAGTGGGTCGCCGACTCTGGGGCTACTTACCACACCActcctaaccccggtatactttCTTCTGTTCACCCTCCATCTTCCTCTCTCCCTTCATCCATTATGGTCGCAAATGGGTCTTGTCTTCCTGTCACCTCTGTGGGTGCTGCCGGCCCCCATGGTTCCTTTCATCTTCCTGATGTTCTTGTTGCTCCTTCTATGGTTCACAATCTTCTTTCTATTCGTCGTTTTACAGCTGACAATTCTTGTTCTGTGGAGTTTGACTCTTCTGGTCTTACTGTGAAGGATTTGGCTTCCCGGCGTCCTCTGCTCCGATGTGATAGCACGGGGCCCCTTTACACTCTTCGCTTTCCGGCATCTGCCTCGCCTCCTTCGCCAGTTTTGTCAGCTGCCTTCGCCACCACTACCTCCACTACTTGGCACCGACGTCTCGGCCATCCTGgacgtgatgctttgatgcagcTTAGTCGTAGTTCCGATATTCGATGTACTCGGGCTCACGATGAGCACTTGTGTCATGCGTGCCAACTGGGCCGTCATGTTCGTCTTCCTTTTCAtagttcttcttctcatgcggCCCGCATTTTTGACCTTGTACATTGTGACTTATGGACCTCTCCAGTCCTCAGTATTTCTGGATACAAATACTATCTTGTGGTGGTGGATGATTATTCTCATTATTCCTGGACTTTTCCTTTACGTGCAAAGTCTGATGCTTTCCCCGCGCTTGTCCACTTTTTCGCTTGGGTGTCCACACAGTTTGGCCTCACTGTCAAGGCTGTCCAGTGTGACAATGGTCGGGAGTTCGACAACTCCACCTCCCGCGCCTTCTTTCTCTCTCACGGTGTCCATTTGCGCATGTCTTGTCCGTATACCTCCTCCCAGAACGGCAAGGCTGAGCGCATGATTCGCACCACCAACGACACCCTGCGCACTCTCCTGCTCCAGGCCTCTCTTCCTGCTCGCTTCTGGGCCGAGAGCTTGCACACCTCCACTTACCTCCTTAACCGCCTTCCTTCCGCTGCTTGTCCAGCTCCCACACCACACCACGCTCTCTTTGGTACCCCTCCTCGCTATGATCACCTTCGAGTCTTTGGGTGTGCGTGTTACCCCAACACCACCGCCACTGCTCCTCACAAGCTGGCACCCCGTTCGACCCTCTGTGTCTTCCTTGGGTACTCCCCGGATCACAAGGGGTATCGATGCTACGACCTTACCTCTCGTCGAGTCCTCATATCTCGACATGTGGTGTTCGACGAGTCGATCTTCCCCTTTTCCACCACTACCACTCCTGCTTCCACCTCGGAGCTTGACCTCTCCTCTGTGTTTCCTACTGACCCGGTGGTCGAGCCACCTTTCCCGGTGTTTCCTGCAGGTACTTCTACGTCGCCTGTCGCTCGTGACACCTCGGGGCCTCTACCCTGCCCGGGTCCCCGAGGAGTCACCTTCCGGCCCGGCCCCGGAGCCTGACGCGGGTCTCGGGTCGGCACCATCGACACCAGCCCCACCGGCACGCTTCGCCCAGCCGGTGCGGGTTTACCAGCGACGTGGTCCCGACGTGGGTCCCGGGTCGGCGTCTCCGACTCCACGTTTCGCCCAGCCGGTGCGCGTCTACCAGCGACGTGCCCGGCTGGCGCCGCTGCCTCcggcggcgccggtggccccctcTTCGCCGGAGTCACCTGCGCCACCGGCGACGTCTTCCCCGCCGGCGACACCGACCCCGCCGCCGAGGCACCCAGCCTCTcgggccacgacgccggtgtaCCACCCACCGCTCCTTCACCGACACCCGCGTCATGTTCACCCGATGGTGACGCGACACGCGGCTGGGACCCTGCAGCCCCGGGCTCTTGTGGCGATGCCCGGGGACTCGCAGGTCTCACCGGTACCCTCTTCCGTCCGCGAGGCCTTGCTGGACCCTCACTGGCGCCGCGCGATGGAAGAGGAATACGCGGCCCTCCTCGCCAACCAGACATGGGATCTGGTGCCACGACCGCCGGGCTCCAACATCGTCACCGGCAAGTGGATCTGGACCCACAAGCGCCGGGCTGACGGCACCCTTGAGCGGTACAAGGCTCGCTGGGTTCTCCGGGGCTTCACTCAGCGGCCCGGTGTCGACTACGACGAGACCTTCAGCCCGGTGGTGAAGCCGGCCACTGTCCGCACGGTGCTCTCGCTAGCTCTCACACGCGGGTGGCCCGTGCATCAGCTGGACGTCAAGAATGCCTTCCTACATGGCGTTCTTACTGAGACAGTCTACTGCAGTCAGCCGGCGGGGTTTGTTGACTCTTCTCGTCCAGACATGGTGTGTCGGCTCAACAAGTCTCTCTACGGCCTCAAGCAGGCCCCCCGGGCGTGGAACCATCGGTTTGCTGCTTTTCTACTGACTCTGGGGTTTGTGGAGGCCAAGTCAGATACCTCTCTGTTCATCTATCACCATGGGGCTGAAACTGCATATCTGctgctctatgttgatgacattgtcctcACAGCCTCCACTGAGTCACTCCTTCGGCGAATCATCGCCTCtcttcagcaggagtttgctatGAAGGATCTGGGTACACTACATCACTTCCTCGGGGTTACTGTTGAGCCTCACCCTGCTGGATTACTCCTTCACCAGCGGCAGTACACTCTTGATATCCTGGAGAGAGCTGGGATGACTGACTGCAAGCCCTGCTCCACTCCTGTTGACACCCAGGGCAAGATCTCGGAGGCTGAGGGTATACCAGTGACAGATCCCACTGCATATCGGAGTCTTGCCGGGGCACTTCAGTACCTCACCTTCACCCGGCCTGATATCACGTATGCAGTTCAGCAGATCTGCCTCCATATGCATGATCCTAGGGAGCCACACCTCACCGCTCTCAAACGGATCCTACGGTACCTCCGCGGCACAGTCGACTTTGGTCTTCTCCTTCACCGACGGTCGtcttccaccgagctcgtcgtctacaccgacgccgactgggccgggtgcccggacacccgccgctccacctccggctacgccgtcttcttaggcggcaacctggtgtcttggtcgtccaagcgccagccggtcgtctcccgctccagtgccgaggcggagtaccgTGCTGTCGCCAACGGCGTGGCTGAGGCTTCCTGGCTCcggcagctcctcgccgagctccacagccctctctcccggagcgcgctggtctactgcgacaacgtcagtgcggtgtacctctccaccaaccctgtgcagcaccagaggaccaagcatgtggagatcgatctacacttcgtccgggaccgggtcgctgtcggcgatgttcgggtcctccacgtcccgaccacctcacagttcgccgacatcttcaccaagggtctcccgtcctcaaccttcaccgagttccgctccagcctcaacatcaccagtGGCTAGTTGTGTCTGTGGGGGGGCTCGTGTGTTGTACCTCTTTTCTTTCGTGTCCAGTCTGCGAACTCCGCTGCGACGGTAGTTCAGACTGCGGGGGGATGTTAGAGTATATGAgtattaggcccatgaggctaggcccatgaggcccatgtatccctAACTATATGGCCACCCTGGTTAGGGTAAGCCCAATTATGAAAAAACAGACATTCTAACAGGGACTCAACGGCTTTGTCATTGATGCTGTTGTTGACACATTAGTGTTCTGTAGAAAGTAAAGCGAAGAATGAGAAAGAAAAAAACCTTGGCTTGCTGCAAAGGAGACACATATACATTATGAGATGCTGAAACTTTCTTCGGGGACAGATCTGGTAAATTTGGGAGAGGAGATGGCTTGGGTGATCCAGGAATTTGGCCTAAGCAAGAGTAATGGTATCATTGACACATAGGAAAAGAAATAACAGTTCAAACTGAGAAGTGGGTATAGCATATACCACTAGCATTCTTCTTGTCTTCTGGACGAGTACCGGATGATATTAGTGACACCAAGAAAGACTTGGCTGCTGGAACAAACACCTCGTTGTAAAAAGTAATAATATCAACATGGCGTGATACTAATACCTGTTGATAGCAAATAACTTTCAGAAAAAGAAGCAATAAGGAGCACCCGAAGAATGAAAACTGTCAGAATAAAGGTGCAATATAGAAGCCAAGGTACATACATCATTACGATTCCTACTCCCAATATAGACATTTGAAAAAACTTCTGGTTTGCATTGTGCTTCCTTTCTGTAATTGTTGAGTAACTCCTTGAATGAGGGTTCTAATTTACAAACCTGTCACAGAAGGCATGGTCAGCcagccaagataaaaggaaagTAATTGCAGGAAGCTCATTAAATAGTGTAAATGATACCTTTGCAACACCATAAAGACAGCAAAGGATAAGTTGATCGATGTGCCTATTAAAAAATAATGTTGTCTGTTGATCAAGAATCTGATTGAAGACATTATAGCCANNNNNNNNNNNNNNNNNNNNNNNNNNNNNNNNNNNNNNNNNNNNNNNNNNNNNNNNNNNNNNNNNNNNNNNNNNNNNNNNNNNNNNNNNNNNNNNNNNNNNNNNNNNNNNNNNNNNNNNNNNNNNNNNNNNNNNNNNNNNNNNNNNNNNNNNNNNNNNNNNNNNNNNNNNNNNNNNNNNNNNNNNNNNNNNNNNNNNNNNNNNNNNNNNNNNNNNNNNNNNNNNNNNNNNNNNNNNNNNNNNNNNNNNNNNNNNNNNNNNNNNNNNNNNNNNNNNNNNNNNNNNNNNNNNNNNNNNNNNNNNNNNNNNNNNNNNNNNNNNNNNNNNNNNNNNNNNNNNNNNNNNNNNNNNNNNNNNNNNNNNNNNNNNNNNNNNNNNNNNNNNNNNNNNNNNNNNNNNNNNNNNNNNNNNNNNNNNNNNNNNNNNNNNNNNNNNNNNNNNNNNNNNNNNNNNNNNNNNNNNNNNNNNNNNNNNNNNNNNNNNNNNNNNNNNNNNNNNNNNNNNNNNNNNNNNNNNNNNNNNNNNNNNNNNNNNNNNNNNNNNNNNNNNNNNNNNNNNNNNNNNNNNNNNNNNNNNNNNNNNNNNNNNNNNNNNNNNNNNNNNNNNNNNNNNNNNNNNNNNNNNNNNNNNNNNNNNNNNNNNNNNNNNNNNNNNNNNNNNNNNNNNNNNNNNNNNNNNNNNNNNNNNNNNNNNNNNNNNNNNNNNNNNNNNNNNNNNNNNNNNNNNNNNNNNNNNNNNNNNNNNNNNNNNNNNNNNNNNNNNNNNNNNNNNNNNNNNNNNNNNNNNNNNNNNNNNNNNNNNNNNNNNNNNNNNNNNNNNNNNNNNNNNNNNNNNNNNNNNNNNNNNNNNNNNNNNNNNNNNNNNNNNNNNNNNNNNNNNNNNNNNNNNNNNNNNNNNNNNNNNNNNNNNNNNNNNNNNNNNNNNNNNNNNNNNNNNNNNNNNNNNNNNNNNNNNNNNNNNNNNNNNNNNNNNNNNNNNNNNNNNNNNNNNNNNNNNNNNNNCATTTTTGACCTTGTAATTGTGACTTATGGACCTCTCCAGTCCTCAGTATTTCTGGATACAAATACTATCTTGTGGTGGTGGATGATTATTCTCATTATTCCTGGACTTTTCCTTTACGTGCAAAGTCTGATGCTTTCCCCGCGCTTGTCCACTTTTTCGCTTGGGTGTCCACACAGTTTGGCCTCACTGTCAAGGCTGTCCAGTGTGACAATGGTCGGGAGTTCGACAACTCCACCTCCCGCGCCTTCTTTCTCTCTCACGGTGTCCATTTGCGCATGTCTTGTCCGTATACCTCCTCCCAGAACGGCAAGGCTGAGCGCATGATTCGCACCACCAACGACACCCTGCGCACTCTCCTGCTCCAGGCCTCTCTTCCTGCTCGCTTCTGGGCCGAGAGCTTGCACACCTCCACTTACCTCCTTAACCGCCTTCCTTCCGCTGCTTGTCCAGCTCCCACACCACACCACGCTCTCTTTGGTACCCCTCCTCGCTATGATCACCTTCGAGTCTTTGGGTGTGCGTGTTACCCCAACACCACCGCCACTGCTCCTCACAAGCTGGCACCCCGTTCGACCCTCTGTGTCTTCCTTGGGTACTCCCCGGATCACAAGGGGTATCGATGCTACGACCTTACCTCTCGTCGAGTCCTCATATCTCGACATGTGGTGTTCGACGAGTCGATCTTCCCCTTTTCCACCACTACCACTCCTGCTTCCACCTCGGAGCTTGACCTCTCCTCTGTGTTTCCTACTGACCCGGTGGTCGAGCCACCTTTCCCGGTGTTTCCTGCAGGTACTTCTACGTCGCCTGTCGCTCGTGACACCTCGGGGCCTCTACCCTGCCCGGGTCCCGAGGAGTCACCTTCCGGCCCGGCCCCGGAGCCTGACGCGGGTCTCGGGTCGGCACCATCGACACCAGCCCCACCGGCACGCTTCGCCCAGCCGGTGCGGGTTTACCAGCGACGTGGTCCCGACGTGGGTCCCGGGTCGGCGTCTCCGACTCCACGTTTCGCCCAGCCGGTGCGCGTCTACCAGCGACGTGCCCGGCTGGCGCCGCTGCCTCcggcggcgccggtggccccctcTTCGCCGGAGTCACCTGCGCCACCGGCGACGTCTTCCCCGCCGGCGACACCGACCCCGCCGCCGAGGCACCCAGCCTCTcgggccacgacgccggtgtaCCACCCACCGCTCCTTCACCGACACCCGCGTCATGTTCACCCGATGGTGACGCGACACGCGGCTGGGACCCTGCAGCCCCGGGCTCTTGTGGCGATGCCCGGGGACTCGCAGGTCTCACCGGTACCCTCTTCCGTCCGCGAGGCCTTGCTGGACCCTCACTGGCGCCGCGCGATGGAAGAGGAATACGCGGCCCTCCTCGCCAA is a window from the Sorghum bicolor cultivar BTx623 chromosome 5, Sorghum_bicolor_NCBIv3, whole genome shotgun sequence genome containing:
- the LOC110435973 gene encoding retinoblastoma-related protein 2-like, producing the protein NVFNQILDQQTTLFFNRHIDQLILCCLYGVAKVCKLEPSFKELLNNYRKEAQCKPEVFSNVYIGSRNRNDVLVSRHVDIITFYNEVFVPAAKSFLVSLISSGTRPEDKKNASGQIPGSPKPSPLPNLPDLSPKKVSASHNVYVSPLQQAKMDLLLSPSSRSFYACFGEGTHAYQSPSKDLAAINSCLNYSGRRLSSRLNFDMVSDSVVAGSLGQPNGGSTSLDPAAAFSPISKKREPDT